The sequence GGAAAGGAGGTATTCCGAATTTACGATACTGCCGTTTGTGCCTCTATATTCCTTATTAATAAACAACCATTGGAAGACCTGCCCTTTTACTAAAACGGTTCAAGAACCCTGTGATATAGACAGATTCCTTGCATATTTTGACCGTGATACCGGTGAAAGGATACGAAAGGTGCTTAAAGAGGGGAGATATGTCCCCCAAGAGGCCCTGACATTTAAGGATTTATGGGAACAATTTAGCTGAAACAGGTGATGAATTTGATGGATTTCCTAGCTGATTTTGATGAACGTTTGGAAAACGTAAGTGTATTTTACCCGATTTTTAGACTTCAGGGGGCTCAGAAGTATCCGAATTATGATATTTTAACCCTCGGTTTTTCGCTACTGGTGTATATATTAGACACAATGCTAAAGGGTAGGGAAGGTTGTGATTCTAAAGAACTGGCTTTATTTTTAAAGGAACTGGTAAATTTCAATTACGGGGAAACCCTTTCTGAAGAAGAAGCCGGAGAGCTAACCTACTATGTTCTAGATATACTGAGAAATGGTGGAAGACCCTATGAAATAATCTATCGCAATCCCTACAAAAGGATTGACAGGAAGATCAAGGTAGTGTTAATAGAAATAGCTTCATATATGCCAAATGAACCGGTTAAGTACCGTCTTTCCACCCAGGGCCTTGACCTGATGTTCAAGACAAGGGAAATCTACAAGGAACTGAGAATAACCATTTCTCAGATATACCTGAAACAGCAGATTGAAAAAGGGGTTTTCCATGAGGCAATAAGAACCGTTGATGACCTAAGTCTTCAGGTTAGGGATTTAAAGGATAGAATAAGGTTATTTATGGAAAGGGTATTCAAAAATGTTTTAGATGTGGGAATCGAGGGTTATATAAACCTGTACGATGAAGCCTATGAGCAGATCGAAAAGGAACATCAGGTCTTCAATGATATTAAAAACCTCCTGAATAACCTTTATCAGAGCCTCCAATCTATAGACCCGCTGCAGATAACAACAAAAGAAAGGAATGATCTAGAGTACGTTATTTCCCTGTCAAAGAAACTTGATAATGTAATAAATGAACACGGGGAACTTCTTAAAAAAAGAATTGACCTGGGTCAGAAGTATTTTGAAGCCATGGAGAACCAGTTTGCATCAGGGTTTAAGACCAAAATAGATTTTGAAAGGGAAATAGTCGATGAGATTGTAAAAAGGAATGCAGGATATAAAAAGGTGATAGGTATCCTGTCCCCTATTTTCAGTTTAAAACAGCATAAGTTCTTTAATATCCACAAAATTTTTGAAGAACAGCATATAGATGACAGTGCGGAAGAAGAGGACGAATCTTCCCTCATAGACCTCGATGAAGCTGCAGTATCTGCTGCGGACAGAGAAAAGGAGCTCATAAAAGTCAAAAGAGAAAACTACCGATATTATGCTGAGATTTTACTGAGTTATTTAAAAGAAAAAACGGAGGGGAGGCTTTCAGAAATTTTACAGGGTTTAACCCCTCAGGATTATTATAAAGTTATTAATAGTTTTGACTTCTTCAGTTTTTTGATTATCCTTCATCAGATGAAGTTTGTTGACTTCAAAGGGGCAGATTATAATGAACGCAATATAAATTACGGTGAAGAAAAGGGGATAGATTTGAGAGATATAATCTATCGTACCAGGGATCGTTTCGAGGGGCTAGAAGATATAGATACTTTAGAGGTCAGGGGTTCCGATGAGGTGATAAACCTAGAGAACGGTTTTCAGGTTACGGATTATATTTTCAGGATAAAGTAGGTGAGTGAAAATGGAGCATTATTCGGTTTATAGCGTCGAGAAGGCCTTTAATATTTTTATAGAACTGTTAAAAAAGGGAGAATTAAGGGCAGAAGAAAACAGGGAGCTTTTTAATGCCTTTATTAATGATACCGAGGTTTATGACATAATTAAAAATATAATAGAGAAGCATTCAGATACTTCGATTATAAAGGGTGAAGATATCCTGTATATCACCCCCGGTGTTGACAATAAGGTCTTCGGTTATTCTAATGAGGAATTAAGGAAAAAAATCGGCCTGGCCAATAATCTGGAGTTATATACCGTTTATTTTGTAATTCTGTGCATAGTGGCAATGTTTTACAGCGGAGAAGGTTATGATATGAAATACCGCCAGTATATTACAGTTGATGAACTGGAGGGCTTTATAACAGAAAAGGCAAGGATTATTAAAGAAAAGGAAATGGATATGGAGGAAATTGAAGGGGATGCCGAATACAATTTCAGGATGATGGCTGAAAAATGGCTGGATATGCCTGAGTATGACGATAAAATTAAAGTTTTAGCAGCCAGCAGGAGTACCCGTTTAAGTTTTATTGCAAAGGCATGTCGTTTTTTAGAAGAGGAAAACCTGCTGAAGTTCCATGATGAACGGGAGATCTATACTACCCCGAAGATGGACAAGATGATTATGAGCTATTATACATCCACTTCCCGGAAGGAAAAAATATTGGGAATTCTAGCTGACCTAATTCCTGATAGGGGGAATGAAGATGCCCAGGATTAACAGGGTACGAATAGTTAATGTCCCTTATGATGACGGCACAAAGGTATATACCGACAGAATGTTTAATTTTCAAGGTAAACATTCCCTTATTAACCTCGCAAATGGCGGGGGTAAGACCCTATTTTTGCAGATGGTTATTCAGACCGTTTTACCCAATACTTCCCTTGCAGGCAGAGGGTTTCATGAGCTCTTTAAAACTTCGGGTCATACTTCTCACATCCTGGTAGAATGGATTCTTGACTCCGAGACCCCTGAATACCTGCTAACAGGTATTTGTGCTACTAAAGGGGATGATGAAACGGGCAGGATAAAGTTTTTTATGTATACAAATAGTTATAAAGAATCAAATCCCTTTGATATAAGAAGAATACCCGTAAAATCCCAGAACTCTGTTACGAGTTACGGCAGACTCCAGGATATTATAAGAAGGGCTGCCGGTTTTCCGGAATACAGGATAAGCTATTTTACAAGCAGTGATGTAAAAGGATACCGAAAACACCTGGAGACATTTAACCTTTATTCTAAAGAATGGAAAGGTATACAGGTAACAAACAATGAAGAAGGAGGAATCTCAGGTTTTTTTAGAAACTGTCAAACTTCAGAAAAGGTTATCCGGAACCTGGTTATACCATCAATATCCGAAGTTATATACGAAAATCCTGAAGAAGAAAAACAGGTGGCAGAAGCCTTTATCGGTTTGAGGGAAAAACTGCTGAAAATTCCCGAACTGGAGAAAAATATAAAAATTTTCAATAAATTTATAGAAGGAGCAGAAAATATATTAGCGGCCCTGGAAGAGTACAGAAATATCTGTGAAAGCAACACACATATAACTAGAAAATTATGGTCATTAAGAGTTATTATTGATGAAGAAATACAGGAGTTAACCCGTAAACAGCATGACACTGAAAAAAAACTATCAGAGGTTCAGAGGGAATTAGAAGATACCTTTTTCCAGTTAGACAGTCTAATGATGGTCAGATTCATAAAAGAACTGGAGGCACAGGAGTCTCTGGTGAAACAAAAGGAAGAAGAGCGCAGGAAATTAACGGAAGACTGGGAACTTCTGGATTACAAAATCAGAGAAGCAAAGGCTGTAAATGCCTGGATAGAAATAAAAGAGCGGGAACGAGAAATTTCCAATTACAATGAACTGATCAATGCCAGTCTCAAAGGTAATGAAGAGCTTCAGAAAGAATTAAACATTTATTCATATAATTATCTTTTAAAACTAAAGGAAAAGATAAAGGATACGGAAAATAACCTTCTTTCTATAAAAGGCGATCTGGCAGGGATTGAAGAGGAAATTAAAGAAAACGAAGGTAAAAAACAGTGTCTTAATGCGGAAAAGGATGATTTAAATACCCGTTTGGGGGGTGTCCTGGAATGGGTAAAGAATTATGAAGAAATTCAAGGCCAAATCGGCAGGATAAATCTCCAGTGGTCCCTTTTCCCCGAAAAAAGCCTTAATGATTTGAGAGGGGAAATTAGAGAGAAAAAGAACAGAGTTGAAGAAGACCAGCTTGAGATAGAGACCAGAGAAAAAGAAATACAGGAGTTAGACGGAGAGATTGATAATAAGAGGGAACAACAGCTTGAAACTGCCAGATTAATTACCAAAAAGGAATCTGTTTTGGATGATTACAATAATGCTTACGATAGGCTTAAGACCTGCCTTTCTAAAGCAGGCCTTCAACAGAATTCGGATATATATTCAGAGAAGACCGTTGGGGAATTAACGGTAAGGAAGCTTGATTTTGAGGACAGTTTAACCCGGGAAATTTTAAGCAAGTTCAGAGCAGAAGAAAAGAAGGTTTTATTGGCTGATGCGGATTTTTACCGGCCTAACAAGGATGTGCTAAAGTTAAAAGAGGTGCTGACCGAATGCAATATTCCCTGTGTTGAGGGCAGCAGCTGGTTGAAGGAACAGCCTATAACGAGAGAACAGAAAGAAATGCTGTTGATGGGTAATCCCCTTATTCCCTATTCGATAATAATTACTCCTCAGGGTTTTAGAGAACTTGGAAAACATAAAGACAGATTGATTAAACTTGATCTGGATTATCCCGTTCCTCTCATTATCAGGAATGAAGAGAATCTGGGGAGACGTCAGGGAGATCATTCTATAGTTTCCCTTTTTGATAGGGATGTATTTGTTATATACCACAGGGGATACGAGCTCTTTGTTTCGGGAGAAGCCCTTAAAAAATATAAAGACAGCCTGGAATCTGAAATACAGCGGTTTATCAGCAATATAGAGGGCTTGAAAAAATCCATTGACCTTTTTAATGGAGTAATTTATGAGATTAAGGCTTTTACCCGGAAATATCAAAAGGATTTCCCGGATACTATTTCCAGGGAAATAAAAAACCTGGAGGCGAAAAATCGTCGAATACAGGAAGAAATTACCGGATTGCTGGATAAAAAGATGGAAAACAAAAGGGTTATAGCAGAAAAAAAGCTGGAAATTGAAGATTTAGAGGGGGAAATAAATGTTCTTGAAAAAAATGAAGGGAAACTCGAAGAGTATTTAGGTCTCTTCAATGAAGCACCGGAAAAGAAAAAAATAAAAAGGAACCTCGAGAATAGGATAAAGGAAATTGATGGTGAAGTAAAGCGTCTAGAGGAACTGATGGCAAAAAAATATGATGAAAAAAACAGCCTTACTTTAAAAATTAAAGGGATTTCCGATACCCTAGAAGCCTATAGACGGGAACTAAGGGATTTAGAAGAGGAGGAAATTAAAGAAGATGAGGTTTTGAGTGATATAGATTTTGAAGGTATAAGGAGCAAGCTGGAGGGTCTGCGGCGGAGTCTTTACAGCAAAACCAGCGATATAGAGGGTTACAGAAAAGCCCAGGAAGGGGCAAGGGCATATATTAGGGACAAGCAGAAATATATAAAAGAAGACCTGGGGATTGAACCCGAAGCCCTTCCTTTAAACCCCAACAGGATAGCCGACATTGAAATACAGGCACTGGTAAACAGTAAAAAGGAAAAACAAGAGGGAATAGAGGCAGCAGAAAAACAGCTAAAGCAGCTTGAGCGGCAGAGGGATAAAATAAAATATAGGATTGAGGATAAAAAGGACGAGATAATTAAAAGGTATAATAAGGAACCGGTAACGGAATTTTTCGGCGATGACCTTCGTGAAATAGAGAAGAAACTGGATTATAAAATTGAGCAGTTGAAAGAAAAGGAAGACAAAATAAGAAAGGAAATAGAAGTAATCATGAACAATATAAGAAATCTTGAAGGGGAAAAGGAACGATTGATATTTTTTATACAGACCAACAATATCAATGTCCCTGAAGAACAAACCGGAGTTCCCGATAAGGAATTGTCAAAAAACATTAAAGACAGTATCGAGATACTGTCCCGAAAATATATGGAGAATCTTAATAAGATATCCGACAAAAAAGGTGAAATAAGGGATTGTTATGATAACTTTAAATATGACATGGGCAGACTTCAGAACCTGGTAATGGATAAATTCATTAATTCTATGGAACAAAACCTCCGGGAAAATATAGAGGTTATGTTTGATTATGATAAGGTTTACAAGATATTTGATAGCTGCTTCAGGATAGTGGAAAATTACAAAAAAGCAACTGAAGGCGAACTGGAAAGATATAAAAAGGATAAAGAACAGCTGGTAGATAAGGCCATTCAGCAGGCAGAACGATTCTATACTGAAATATGTAATATAGACAGGTTTTCTATTGTGAACACGGGTGAACGCAGCGTTAAAATGGTTAAGTTTGAAATGGTTGAATTAGAAAGGGATTCTATGAAGGGGAGAATGGAAAGCTATTTTGACAGGATAATAAATGAACTGGAACAATTGGATCGGGTAGAGGCCGAAAAGGAGATAGAAGTAAAAATGACACCAGCAAATCTCCTGAACGTCATATCTGATCTGGGAAGATGCCGCATCAGAATATTCAAACCTAAAGAAGCGGGCATAAAAACAAGCTATGCAGATTGGGAAAATGTAGTAGCATGGTCAGGCGGAGAGAAGTACACAGCCCTGTTTTCTATGTTTATCACTATAATTTCATATATAAGGAGCAGGGTAAGCCCGAGTTACAGCACCTCTAAAGTGATCTTGGCCGATAATCCCTTTGGGAAGGCATCAGCGGCTCATCTGCTGGATATTATTTTTAGTCTGGCAAACCGGAACAACGTTCAGATGATCTGTGCAACGGCTTTAAAAGAGGATGATATTTTGAAGAAATTTGATGTTGTATATAGTTTAGTCTTGAGACCCGTAGAAGGGATAGGGGTGGTTATGCCCGATAAAACGGCAGAACTGGAATCGGGATACTATAATATAGATATAGACCTTTTAGAGGGCCCTGCTCAAATAAGTATGTTTGACCAGTAAAATAGGAAAGGCACAAAAAATTTATGAAAATTTATGGAATAAAGCCATTGAAAAAACAGTTTTTGAAAAATTAAATAAAATTAGCAACTGTTAATTTGGCTCCTAGCCTGTGATGGCGGAGAGCCAAATTCTAGAGTGAGCGGAGCTAAGAGCGGTGCGAACGGCAAGCGGAGGGATGCCATTTAATTCTCCCTGAGCTAAGGGGATAGTCATAATTTAAAATTCCATTTTTAAAACTAATTAAACCTTGAAACTACCTTCGGGTAGTTTTATTTTTTGAAAGGAAAACCATCCTGCATATAGAATAAATACAATAAATATAATGTCAGCTTAAATAAAAACCCATAAGGGGGCCAATATATGACTCTGCGATTTATATTGGGCAGGGCCGGCACCGGCAAAACCCGTTTTTGTCTTGAAGAAATCGTGAATAAGCTGAAAGTATCTCCAGAAGGTGAAGCTTTAATATTATTAGTCCCTGAACAGGCCACCTTTCAGACAGAAAGGGCCCTTTTATCTGCTTCAGAACTTAAAGGTATAATGAGGGCTGAGGTATTGAGCTTTCAACGTCTGGCATATAGGGTCCTTCAGGAGGTAGGAGGAATGGCCAGAATATATATCGATGAATTGGGGAAAAAAATGATCCTGCGGCGGTTCCTTGAGAGACGTAAAGATAAACTCAGGGTTTTCCACTGGATAGCCCGGCAGCCGGGGTTTATTGATCACCTGGCTGATGTTTTAAAAGAATTTAAGAATTACCGGATTCCCTGTGAAAAACTAAAGGCTGCCGCTGATAAACTTGAAACCGATGCAGAAAGAGATATTTTAACCGATAAACTCTGCGATCTAACCATCCTGTACAGTGATGTTCAAGATTTCCTTGCTGACAAACATCTGGACAGGGACAATTATCTTGATTTACTGGCCGAAAAGATAAACGAATGGTCCTACTTAGAAGGGGCCGAGGTATGGGTTGACGGTTTTACGGGCTTTACACCCCAGGAGCTTGTTGTATTAGAAAGGATCATGAAAAGGGTTAATAGGTTTAGTATTACATTGTGCCTTGATACCGAAGATTTAAAGCTGGAAATTGATGATTCGTACCTTTTTTATACAACCAGGGATACGATGAGAAAGTTATCCGATACGGCTAAAAGAATCGGGGTCGAGGAAGAAGAACCTGTATTGCTGGATTCCGGGGCCCCTTACCGGTTTATTGAAAGTGCGGCGATTAGCCACCTTGAAAGGGAGTTCTTTAACCGGCCTGTCAAAACCTTTAAAGACGATCAGGATGATATAAGGGTCTATGCTGCATCCAACCGGAGGGCCGAAATAGAAGGGGTTGCCCGTGAAATTATCAGGCTCTGCAGGGATGAGGGGTACCGGTTTAAGGAGATCTCTGTTGTTATGAGAGAACTGGAACCCTACAGCCAGTTGATTTCCTCTATATTTACCGATAACAATATACCTCACTTTATCGATGAGAAGAGGCATATAATGCATCACCCTCTGGTAGAACTTATTCGGTCTGCCCTGGAAGTTGTAATTCAAAACTGGTCATATGAACCCGTGTTTAGATATTTGAAAACCGATTTGGCTGATGTAGAAAGGGAACAGGTGGACCTGCTGGAGAACTACGTACTGGCTCACGGTATAAGGGGGGCAAAATGGGTTGATGGAAAACCGTGGACCTTTCGCAGGAAATATACATTGGGTGAAGAAGAGGAAGTGACCT is a genomic window of Koleobacter methoxysyntrophicus containing:
- a CDS encoding DUF6063 family protein encodes the protein MEHYSVYSVEKAFNIFIELLKKGELRAEENRELFNAFINDTEVYDIIKNIIEKHSDTSIIKGEDILYITPGVDNKVFGYSNEELRKKIGLANNLELYTVYFVILCIVAMFYSGEGYDMKYRQYITVDELEGFITEKARIIKEKEMDMEEIEGDAEYNFRMMAEKWLDMPEYDDKIKVLAASRSTRLSFIAKACRFLEEENLLKFHDEREIYTTPKMDKMIMSYYTSTSRKEKILGILADLIPDRGNEDAQD